Proteins from one Shumkonia mesophila genomic window:
- the pstA gene encoding phosphate ABC transporter permease PstA, with the protein MSNAVPSAVLPRGVAPTPTSARVKASLARRYRAERRFRAYGIVAIAVALGFLVVLFTSIIGNGYSAFWQANVRLDVTLDATTVDPDGTRAPEKLATADYAGLIKGALGERFPGVSGRDARRKLSGLVSQGGAYDLARMVTNDPSLVGRTISVWLPLSDDADMLIKGHIPRDVPQANRRVSDQEIAWLDDLAAQGEVERKFNVRFFTSGDSREPELAGIWGATVGSLMTMLVTIAISFPLGVASAVYLEEFARKNRWTDLIEVNINNLAAVPSIVFGLLGLAVFLNFFGLPRSAPLVGGLVLAIMTLPTIIIAGRAALTSVPPSIREAAYGLGASPVQAVFHHVLPLAMPGMLTGAIIGMARALGETAPLLMIGMVAFIVDIPHGFRDPSTVLPVQVYLWADSPERAFVEKTSAAIMVLLAFLIVMNAAAVYLRKKFEVRW; encoded by the coding sequence ATGAGTAACGCCGTCCCCTCCGCCGTCCTTCCCCGCGGGGTGGCGCCGACGCCGACCTCCGCGCGGGTCAAGGCCAGCTTGGCCCGGCGCTACCGGGCGGAGCGCCGCTTCCGCGCCTATGGCATCGTGGCCATCGCCGTCGCCCTCGGCTTTCTTGTCGTGCTGTTCACCAGCATCATCGGCAACGGGTATTCCGCCTTCTGGCAGGCCAACGTGCGCCTCGACGTCACGCTCGATGCCACCACCGTCGATCCCGACGGCACCCGTGCTCCGGAGAAACTGGCCACCGCCGACTATGCCGGCCTCATCAAAGGGGCGCTCGGCGAGCGCTTTCCCGGTGTCTCCGGCCGCGACGCCAGGCGCAAGCTTTCCGGGCTGGTCAGCCAGGGCGGCGCCTACGACCTGGCCCGCATGGTGACGAATGACCCCAGCCTGGTCGGGCGCACGATTTCCGTCTGGCTGCCGCTGTCGGACGACGCCGACATGCTGATCAAGGGCCATATTCCCCGCGACGTCCCGCAGGCCAACCGCCGGGTTTCGGACCAGGAGATCGCCTGGCTGGACGATCTGGCCGCCCAGGGCGAGGTGGAGAGGAAGTTCAACGTCCGCTTCTTCACCAGCGGCGATTCGCGCGAGCCCGAGCTGGCCGGCATCTGGGGCGCCACGGTGGGTTCCCTCATGACCATGCTGGTCACCATCGCCATCTCCTTCCCGCTGGGGGTGGCGAGCGCCGTCTACCTGGAAGAATTCGCCCGCAAGAACCGCTGGACCGACCTGATCGAGGTCAACATCAACAACCTGGCGGCGGTGCCCTCCATCGTCTTCGGGCTGCTGGGGCTCGCCGTCTTCCTCAACTTTTTCGGCCTGCCCCGCTCGGCGCCGCTGGTCGGCGGCCTGGTGCTGGCCATCATGACGCTGCCCACCATCATCATCGCCGGGCGCGCCGCGCTGACCAGCGTGCCGCCCTCCATCCGCGAAGCGGCCTACGGGTTGGGCGCCTCGCCGGTGCAGGCGGTGTTCCATCACGTGCTGCCGCTGGCCATGCCCGGCATGCTGACCGGCGCCATCATCGGCATGGCACGCGCGCTCGGCGAAACCGCGCCGCTTTTGATGATCGGCATGGTCGCCTTCATCGTCGACATTCCGCACGGTTTCCGGGACCCTTCCACGGTGCTGCCGGTGCAGGTCTATCTGTGGGCCGACAGCCCCGAGCGCGCCTTCGTCGAGAAGACCTCGGCGGCGATCATGGTGCTGCTGGCCTTCCTGATCGTCATGAACGCGGCGGCGGTCTATCTGCGGAAGAAGTTTGAAGTGCGGTGGTGA
- the pstB gene encoding phosphate ABC transporter ATP-binding protein PstB: MMEQTMIGMDGEGGLSFGTDDSEPLGQTPDGIAGAEPPAKFVSRGVDVFYGAKQALFGIDIDIMPNEVTALIGPSGCGKSTFLRCLNRMNDIIEGCRVSGSILLDGEDVYARAIDVVHLRARVGMVFQKPNPFPKSVYENVAYGPRIHGLAASPADMDEVVRTSLERAGLWEEVKDRLHEPGTGLSGGQQQRLCIARAIAVEPEVILMDEPCSALDPIATARIEELIDELRTNYTIVIVTHNMQQAARVSQRTAFFHLGKLIEFGDTDQIFTNPRAERTRDYITGRFG, encoded by the coding sequence ATGATGGAACAGACGATGATCGGCATGGATGGGGAGGGTGGCTTGAGCTTCGGCACCGACGATTCCGAGCCCCTTGGGCAGACCCCCGACGGCATTGCCGGCGCCGAGCCGCCGGCCAAGTTTGTATCGCGCGGCGTCGACGTGTTTTACGGCGCCAAGCAGGCGCTGTTTGGGATCGACATCGACATCATGCCCAACGAGGTGACGGCGCTGATCGGCCCCTCGGGCTGCGGCAAGTCGACCTTTCTGCGATGCCTCAACCGCATGAACGACATCATTGAGGGCTGCCGGGTTTCGGGCAGCATCCTTCTGGACGGCGAAGACGTTTATGCCCGGGCCATCGACGTCGTCCATCTCAGGGCGCGGGTCGGCATGGTATTCCAGAAGCCCAATCCGTTCCCCAAGTCGGTCTACGAGAACGTCGCCTACGGGCCGCGCATCCACGGCCTGGCGGCGTCGCCGGCCGACATGGACGAGGTCGTGCGCACCAGCCTGGAGCGGGCCGGCCTGTGGGAGGAGGTGAAGGACCGCCTGCACGAGCCGGGGACCGGACTTTCCGGCGGCCAGCAGCAGCGGTTGTGCATCGCGCGCGCCATTGCGGTCGAGCCCGAGGTGATCCTGATGGACGAGCCGTGCTCGGCCTTGGACCCCATCGCCACCGCCAGGATCGAGGAACTGATCGACGAGCTTCGGACCAACTACACCATCGTCATCGTCACCCATAACATGCAGCAGGCCGCCCGCGTGTCGCAGCGCACCGCCTTCTTCCATCTCGGCAAGCTGATCGAATTCGGCGATACCGACCAGATCTTCACCAACCCGCGGGCCGAACGGACGCGGGACTACATCACCGGCCGGTTCGGCTAG
- the phoU gene encoding phosphate signaling complex protein PhoU → MRETQHIVKSYDEELQSISTRIIEMGGLVEAQLADAIEAVVKRNAQLGAQTDQRDAQVDAMEREIDEAVVRLLARRQPMADDLRQVLAALKIVGILERVGDYAAHVGKRAVMLAQDRETPGVAVIGRMGKMVRDLIGDVLGAYARRDPELALSVWRRDQDLDQLYASFFRELLTAMAEDPKNINACMHLLFIAKNIERVGDFATNIAENVHFLVLGVLPAGKRPKAAKGDYSFEQ, encoded by the coding sequence ATGCGCGAGACCCAGCACATCGTGAAGTCCTACGACGAGGAGCTCCAGTCCATCAGTACCCGCATCATCGAGATGGGCGGTCTGGTCGAGGCCCAGCTCGCCGACGCCATCGAGGCGGTGGTCAAGCGCAACGCCCAGCTTGGCGCCCAGACCGACCAGCGCGACGCCCAGGTCGACGCCATGGAGCGCGAGATCGACGAGGCGGTGGTGCGCCTGCTGGCCCGCCGCCAGCCGATGGCCGACGACCTTCGCCAGGTTCTGGCGGCGCTCAAGATCGTCGGCATCCTGGAGCGGGTCGGCGACTATGCGGCCCACGTCGGAAAGCGCGCCGTCATGCTGGCGCAGGACCGCGAAACCCCCGGGGTCGCGGTGATCGGGCGCATGGGCAAGATGGTGCGCGACCTGATCGGCGACGTGCTTGGCGCCTATGCAAGGCGCGATCCCGAACTGGCCCTTTCCGTCTGGCGGCGCGACCAGGATCTCGACCAACTGTACGCCAGCTTCTTCCGCGAGCTTTTGACGGCGATGGCCGAGGACCCGAAGAACATCAACGCCTGCATGCACCTGCTGTTCATCGCCAAGAACATCGAGCGGGTCGGCGATTTCGCCACCAACATCGCCGAGAACGTCCACTTCCTGGTGCTGGGCGTGTTGCCGGCCGGCAAGCGGCCGAAGGCCGCCAAGGGCGACTACTCCTTCGAGCAGTGA
- the phoB gene encoding phosphate regulon transcriptional regulator PhoB translates to MTSQILIVEDEPALVAMLRYNLEKEGYQVEEAADGEEGLLKVEEAAPDLILLDWMLPRLSGIEVCRRIRRRPETRDVPVIMLTARGEEADRVRGLDTGADDYVTKPFSPSELMARIRALLRRARPSSAHETLNCGDLVMDLAAHKVWRSGRSLKLGPTEFRLLRYFLEHAGRVLSREHLLDAVWGRDIYVEERTVDVHIRRLRKALNIDGEPDPIRTVRSAGYSLEMADG, encoded by the coding sequence ATGACATCGCAAATTCTGATCGTCGAGGACGAGCCGGCGCTGGTCGCCATGCTGCGCTACAACCTGGAAAAGGAAGGCTACCAGGTCGAAGAGGCGGCCGACGGCGAGGAGGGGCTGCTCAAGGTCGAGGAGGCGGCGCCCGACCTCATCCTGCTCGACTGGATGCTGCCCCGCCTCTCGGGCATCGAGGTCTGCCGGCGCATCCGGCGCCGGCCCGAAACGCGCGACGTGCCGGTGATCATGCTGACGGCGCGCGGCGAGGAGGCCGATCGCGTGCGCGGCCTGGACACCGGCGCCGACGACTACGTGACCAAGCCGTTCTCGCCCAGCGAACTGATGGCCCGCATCCGGGCGCTTTTGCGCCGGGCCAGGCCGTCCTCGGCCCACGAGACGCTGAACTGCGGCGACCTGGTGATGGATCTGGCCGCCCACAAGGTGTGGCGCAGCGGCCGCTCGCTGAAACTGGGGCCCACCGAGTTCCGCCTGCTGCGCTATTTCCTGGAGCACGCCGGTCGCGTGCTGTCGCGCGAGCACCTGCTGGACGCCGTGTGGGGCCGCGACATCTATGTCGAGGAGCGCACCGTCGACGTCCATATCCGGCGCCTGCGCAAGGCGCTCAACATCGACGGCGAACCCGATCCCATCCGCACCGTCCGCTCGGCCGGCTATTCCCTGGAGATGGCCGACGGCTGA
- the rnk gene encoding nucleoside diphosphate kinase regulator, with the protein MPHALPPIVMTWHEHARLSNLARIVWSSFPDSSEYLERELDRAKLVAPDQIAPNTITMGSRVEFAYAHSGIRQVVTLVYPRYEDIAAGKISVLSPVGAALIGLTEGQSIDFRTLRGEQRTITILKVNRSVDDNAAE; encoded by the coding sequence ATGCCACACGCTCTTCCACCCATCGTCATGACTTGGCACGAGCACGCCCGCCTGTCCAACCTTGCTCGCATCGTATGGTCGAGCTTCCCGGACTCCAGCGAGTACCTGGAGCGGGAACTGGATCGCGCCAAGCTCGTTGCCCCGGATCAGATCGCCCCCAATACGATCACCATGGGAAGCCGGGTCGAGTTCGCCTATGCCCATTCCGGCATCCGGCAGGTCGTTACCCTGGTCTACCCCCGCTACGAGGACATCGCCGCCGGCAAGATATCCGTTCTTTCGCCGGTCGGCGCCGCCCTGATCGGCCTCACCGAAGGGCAGTCGATAGATTTCCGCACGCTGCGCGGCGAGCAGAGGACGATCACCATACTCAAGGTTAATCGTTCAGTGGACGACAATGCGGCCGAGTAG
- a CDS encoding FadR/GntR family transcriptional regulator: MTRTDDLLNRLNELLDSGRFPAQSRLPPERELAAELGTTRTNLRQALAVLEAEGKIWRHVGQGTFVGHRSPAEAPALSLLMKATNPNEIMETRLIIEPKVAGLAALRATAGDIAHLQRCLEKGAAALDLKTYELWDGTLHEAVAEASHSAVLNAMLKALTALREDKLWGRLKEASLTRERQKIYNGQHARCVETIANRDRAGAEAAMREHLDTVQMDLFGRPSDITE; the protein is encoded by the coding sequence ATGACCCGCACGGACGATCTGCTGAACCGCCTGAACGAGCTTCTCGACTCGGGGCGCTTTCCCGCCCAGTCCCGCCTGCCGCCGGAACGCGAGCTGGCGGCCGAGCTGGGAACGACCCGGACCAACCTGCGTCAGGCCCTGGCCGTGCTGGAGGCCGAGGGCAAGATCTGGCGCCACGTCGGTCAGGGCACCTTCGTCGGCCATCGCTCGCCGGCCGAGGCGCCGGCGCTTTCGCTGCTGATGAAGGCGACCAACCCGAACGAGATCATGGAAACCCGCCTTATCATCGAGCCCAAGGTGGCCGGACTGGCCGCCCTGCGCGCCACCGCCGGCGACATCGCGCATCTCCAGCGCTGCCTGGAAAAGGGCGCCGCCGCCCTCGACCTCAAGACCTACGAACTGTGGGACGGCACCCTGCACGAGGCGGTCGCCGAGGCCTCGCACAGCGCGGTGCTGAACGCCATGCTGAAGGCCCTGACGGCACTGCGCGAAGACAAGCTGTGGGGCCGGCTCAAGGAGGCCTCGCTCACCCGCGAGCGCCAGAAGATCTATAACGGCCAGCACGCGCGCTGCGTCGAAACCATCGCCAACCGCGATCGCGCAGGGGCCGAGGCGGCCATGCGCGAACACCTCGATACCGTGCAGATGGACCTCTTCGGCCGCCCGTCGGACATCACCGAATGA
- a CDS encoding fumarylacetoacetate hydrolase family protein produces MRFVTFSHAGAKNRPGVIDAAGQTIVDLGEEGIADLNALILQGEAGLQTARRALEQPKRKVPLAEAALGAPIPRPRRNIMCVGKNYFEHSKEFEKSGFDSTSGGQAVPDAPVIFTKAPSSVSAPGAEIPSYLDPSQSTDYEGELGVVIGRGGRGIAKAAAYGHVFGYVILNDVTARKLQSQHKQWFLGKSVDGFCPMGPYLVTADEVGDVTKLVLTTEVNGEERQKGVVSDLIFDIPTIIETISRTMTLEPGDVIATGTPAGVGIGFTPPKFLKKGDVVRIAITGLGVLENPVA; encoded by the coding sequence ATGCGTTTCGTGACTTTCTCCCATGCGGGGGCAAAAAACCGGCCGGGCGTCATCGATGCCGCCGGCCAGACCATCGTCGATCTCGGCGAGGAAGGGATTGCCGACCTCAACGCCCTCATCCTGCAGGGCGAGGCCGGGCTTCAAACCGCCCGCCGGGCACTCGAGCAGCCCAAGCGGAAGGTGCCGCTGGCCGAGGCCGCGCTCGGCGCGCCGATCCCCAGGCCCCGGCGCAACATCATGTGCGTCGGCAAGAACTACTTCGAACATTCCAAGGAGTTCGAGAAGAGCGGCTTCGATTCGACCTCGGGCGGCCAGGCCGTTCCCGACGCGCCGGTGATCTTCACCAAGGCGCCGTCTTCCGTCTCCGCCCCCGGCGCCGAGATTCCGTCCTATCTCGATCCCAGCCAGTCGACCGACTACGAGGGCGAGCTTGGCGTTGTCATCGGGCGCGGCGGGCGCGGCATCGCCAAGGCGGCGGCATATGGCCACGTCTTCGGCTACGTCATCCTCAACGACGTCACCGCGCGCAAGCTGCAAAGCCAGCACAAGCAGTGGTTCCTGGGCAAAAGCGTCGACGGCTTCTGCCCGATGGGTCCCTATCTGGTGACCGCCGACGAGGTGGGCGACGTGACCAAGCTGGTACTGACCACCGAGGTCAACGGAGAGGAGCGCCAGAAGGGTGTGGTCTCCGACCTCATCTTCGACATTCCCACCATCATCGAGACGATTTCCCGGACCATGACGCTGGAGCCCGGCGACGTCATCGCCACCGGCACGCCGGCCGGCGTCGGCATCGGCTTCACGCCGCCCAAGTTCCTGAAGAAGGGCGATGTCGTGCGCATCGCCATCACCGGCCTGGGCGTTTTGGAAAACCCGGTGGCCTGA
- a CDS encoding fumarylacetoacetate hydrolase family protein: MRLAMFQGQGDPRLGAVEGEAVVDLNLAYEAMLTAKGDLRARAKADAVVPAETVAFLRGGDDSLAAAQAALTWAAARNGAMLKVRNTPVVRPLKDVKLLAPVMKPEKIICVAHNYHDFLKELGMKPHPIPRIFSKFANAVCAWDDPVIRPKMSRQLGYEAELAFVIGKRCKNVPEEKAYDVIAGYMTFNDISASDCTKSDVQNTRGKGFDTFAPMGPCLVTADEVADPHDLKVELRVNGRVLQSSNTRELVHNVPQLLSFCSQVFTLEPGDVVATGTPGGLAKDRNPPTFMEPGDVMETEIGDLGVMRNPIAEEDA, encoded by the coding sequence ATGAGACTTGCCATGTTCCAGGGTCAGGGCGACCCGCGGCTGGGCGCCGTTGAGGGGGAGGCCGTCGTCGACCTCAACCTGGCCTACGAAGCGATGCTGACCGCCAAGGGCGACCTTCGGGCGCGCGCCAAGGCCGATGCCGTGGTCCCGGCCGAAACCGTCGCCTTCCTGCGCGGCGGCGACGATTCGCTGGCGGCGGCGCAGGCCGCGCTGACGTGGGCGGCGGCGCGGAACGGCGCCATGCTGAAGGTCAGGAACACGCCGGTGGTGCGGCCGCTGAAGGACGTCAAGCTGCTGGCGCCGGTCATGAAGCCCGAGAAGATCATCTGCGTGGCCCACAACTACCACGACTTCCTCAAGGAGCTGGGGATGAAGCCGCACCCGATTCCGCGCATCTTCTCGAAGTTCGCCAACGCGGTGTGCGCGTGGGACGACCCCGTCATCCGCCCGAAGATGAGCCGGCAGCTGGGCTACGAGGCGGAATTGGCCTTCGTCATCGGCAAGCGCTGCAAGAACGTGCCCGAGGAGAAGGCCTACGATGTCATCGCCGGCTATATGACGTTCAACGACATCAGCGCCAGCGACTGCACCAAGTCCGACGTCCAGAACACCCGCGGCAAGGGCTTCGACACTTTCGCCCCGATGGGGCCCTGCCTGGTCACCGCCGACGAGGTGGCCGATCCGCACGACCTCAAGGTCGAGCTTCGCGTCAACGGCCGGGTGCTGCAAAGCTCGAACACCCGCGAGCTGGTCCACAACGTGCCGCAACTGCTGTCGTTCTGCTCGCAGGTCTTCACGCTGGAGCCGGGCGACGTGGTGGCGACGGGAACCCCCGGGGGGCTTGCCAAGGACCGCAATCCGCCGACCTTCATGGAGCCGGGCGACGTGATGGAGACCGAGATCGGCGATCTGGGCGTCATGCGCAACCCGATTGCCGAGGAGGACGCCTGA
- a CDS encoding NADP-dependent isocitrate dehydrogenase yields MKRIKVENPIVELDGDEMARVVWGWIKETLVLPYLDVNLLYYDLGLPHRDATDDAVTTEAAEAIKAHHVGVKCAAINPDQARVKEYGLKKAWRSPNAHVRNVVGGTLFREPVVCKNVPRRVAGWAKPIVVARHAFADEFAATDFLVPGPGTFSVRFVPKDGGETIEHTVLEFPSSGIALGMYNLDSSIEGFARASMTYGLDVGYPVYLGTKNTALKVYDNRFKEIFQRIYEAEFKARFEAKGIFYEHRLVDELAAFAIKSSGGFVYACRNRDGDIQSDMVAEGFGSLGLMASILMTPDGRTVQTEAAHGTITRHYRLHQAGKETSTNPVASIVAWARALDFRGRFDGTPDVRQFAQALESACVQTIESGVMTKDLAILVGPGQPWMTTKQFLDAVDQTLREKL; encoded by the coding sequence ATGAAGCGCATCAAGGTTGAAAACCCGATCGTCGAACTGGACGGCGACGAGATGGCCCGCGTGGTGTGGGGCTGGATCAAGGAGACGCTGGTTCTTCCCTACCTCGACGTGAACCTGCTTTATTACGACCTCGGCCTGCCGCACCGCGACGCCACCGACGATGCGGTAACCACCGAGGCCGCCGAGGCGATCAAGGCCCATCACGTCGGCGTCAAATGCGCGGCCATCAACCCGGACCAGGCGCGGGTCAAGGAATACGGGCTCAAGAAGGCCTGGCGTTCGCCCAATGCCCACGTGCGCAACGTCGTCGGCGGCACGCTGTTCCGCGAGCCGGTGGTCTGCAAGAATGTGCCGCGCCGGGTGGCGGGCTGGGCCAAGCCCATCGTCGTCGCCCGCCACGCCTTCGCCGACGAATTCGCGGCGACCGATTTCCTGGTGCCGGGCCCCGGCACGTTCAGCGTCCGCTTCGTGCCGAAGGATGGCGGCGAGACCATCGAGCATACGGTGCTGGAGTTTCCCAGCTCCGGCATCGCGCTGGGCATGTACAACCTCGATTCCTCGATCGAAGGGTTCGCGCGGGCCTCGATGACCTATGGCCTGGATGTCGGCTATCCGGTCTACCTCGGCACCAAGAACACCGCGCTCAAGGTCTATGACAATCGCTTCAAGGAGATCTTCCAGCGCATCTACGAGGCCGAATTCAAGGCCCGCTTCGAGGCCAAGGGCATCTTCTACGAGCACCGGCTGGTCGACGAACTGGCCGCCTTCGCCATCAAGTCCTCCGGCGGCTTCGTCTACGCCTGCCGCAACCGCGACGGCGATATCCAGTCGGACATGGTGGCCGAGGGCTTCGGTTCCCTGGGCCTCATGGCCTCGATCCTGATGACGCCGGATGGGCGCACGGTGCAGACCGAGGCGGCGCACGGCACCATCACGCGGCATTACCGCCTGCATCAGGCGGGCAAGGAGACGTCGACCAATCCGGTGGCCTCCATCGTCGCCTGGGCTCGGGCGCTCGACTTCCGGGGCCGCTTCGACGGAACGCCCGATGTCCGCCAATTCGCCCAGGCCCTGGAATCGGCCTGCGTGCAGACCATCGAGTCGGGCGTCATGACCAAGGACCTGGCGATCCTGGTCGGCCCGGGCCAGCCATGGATGACGACCAAACAATTCCTGGACGCGGTCGACCAGACGCTGCGGGAGAAGCTGTAG
- a CDS encoding Bug family tripartite tricarboxylate transporter substrate binding protein, with amino-acid sequence MQDFTITPTRRSFLRGSAAVAGAGILSASPFRKTWAAAFPERNIQILIPTGEGGGADRDARMFSTVWRKYLNTNFEYSYYPGAAGQVGYEFYAAKSEPDCYNLLFGNLGPEIIMQAMQKPKAKLGKDFIYFCQTTDETMCVFVGKNSKIKTIEQLVDEAKKRVVTVATSRLPHPASIGVLALGEATGAKFQLVPFGGGNPSAMAAITGEVDCCTLPITNAIQLDKEVLILTVFSKKNVFGEMADNAPPVNDVFGTKIPELSSSRGFAIHVKAIETYPDRFKTIEESVKKAALDPEYADLVEKAGMPRSFVRYGGREETVAFAEEMLALAEKYGSLLAAKKK; translated from the coding sequence ATGCAAGACTTCACGATCACACCGACCCGCCGTTCCTTCCTCAGGGGAAGCGCCGCGGTTGCGGGCGCGGGCATCCTGTCGGCGAGCCCGTTCCGCAAGACTTGGGCGGCGGCGTTCCCGGAACGCAACATCCAGATCCTGATTCCGACCGGCGAGGGCGGCGGCGCCGACCGCGACGCGCGCATGTTCTCCACCGTCTGGCGGAAGTACCTCAACACCAACTTCGAGTATTCGTACTATCCCGGCGCCGCCGGCCAGGTCGGCTACGAGTTCTACGCCGCCAAGTCGGAACCCGACTGCTACAACCTGCTGTTCGGCAACCTGGGGCCTGAAATCATCATGCAGGCCATGCAGAAGCCGAAGGCGAAGCTGGGCAAGGATTTCATCTACTTCTGCCAGACCACCGACGAAACCATGTGCGTCTTCGTCGGCAAGAACAGCAAGATCAAAACGATCGAGCAACTGGTCGACGAGGCCAAGAAGCGGGTGGTTACCGTCGCCACCAGCCGCCTGCCGCACCCTGCCTCGATCGGCGTCCTCGCCCTGGGCGAGGCGACCGGCGCCAAGTTCCAGCTGGTGCCTTTCGGCGGCGGCAATCCGTCGGCGATGGCGGCGATCACCGGCGAGGTCGACTGCTGCACGCTGCCCATCACCAACGCCATCCAGTTGGACAAGGAGGTGTTGATCCTGACGGTGTTCTCCAAGAAGAATGTGTTCGGCGAAATGGCCGACAACGCGCCGCCGGTCAACGACGTGTTCGGCACCAAGATCCCGGAACTGAGCTCCAGCCGGGGCTTCGCCATCCACGTCAAGGCCATCGAGACCTATCCGGACCGCTTCAAGACCATCGAGGAAAGCGTCAAGAAGGCGGCCCTCGATCCGGAATATGCCGATCTGGTGGAAAAGGCCGGCATGCCGCGCAGCTTCGTGCGCTACGGCGGGCGTGAGGAAACGGTCGCCTTCGCCGAGGAGATGCTGGCCCTGGCCGAGAAGTACGGTTCGCTGCTGGCCGCGAAGAAAAAATAG